In one window of Megalops cyprinoides isolate fMegCyp1 chromosome 24, fMegCyp1.pri, whole genome shotgun sequence DNA:
- the LOC118771441 gene encoding kinesin-1 heavy chain, whose protein sequence is MADPAECTIKVMCRFRPLNSSEVMRGDKYIPKFQGEDNVVIGGKPYVFDRVFQSNTTQEQVYNACAQKIVKDVLEGYNGTIFAYGQTSSGKTHTMEGNLHDTDGMGIIPRIVQDIFNYIYAMDENLEFHIKVSYFEIYLDKIRDLLDVSKTNLSVHEDKNRVPYVKGCTERFVCSPEEVMDTIDEGKSNRHVAVTNMNEHSSRSHSIFLINVKQENTQTEQKLSGKLYLVDLAGSEKVSKTGAEGAVLDEAKNINKSLSALGNVISALAEGTTYVPYRDSKMTRILQDSLGGNCRTTIVICCSPSSFNEAETKSTLMFGQRAKTIKNTVSVNVELTAEQWKKKYEREKERNKTLRNTITWLENELNRWRNGESVPVEEQFDKEKANAEVLALDNMVNNEKSASTPGVPGVRLTDAEKEKCEAELAKLYKQLDDKDDEINQQSQLAEKLKQQMLEQEELLASSRRDHENLQAELNRLQAENEASKEEVKEVLQALEELAVNYDQKSQEVEDKTKEFEALSEELNQKSTILTSIDSELQKLKEMTNHQKKRVTEMMSSLLKDLAEIGIAVGSNDIKQHEGSGLIDEEFTVARLYISKMKSEVKSMVKRCKQLESTQTESNKKMDENEKELAACQLRISQHEAKIKSLTEYLQNVEQKKRQLEENVDSLNEELVKLSAQEKVHAMEKENEIQTANEVKEAVEQQIQSHREAHQKQISSLRDELDKKEKLITELQDLNQKIMLEQERLRVEHEKLKSADQEKSRKLHELTVMQDRREQARQDLKGLEETVAKELQTLHNLRKLFVQDLATRVKKSAEMDSDDTGGSAAQKQKISFLENNLEQLTKVHKQLVRDNADLRCELPKLEKRLRATAERVKALESALKEAKENAARDRKRYQQEVDRIKEAVRAKNMARRGHSAQIAKPIRPGQPPVASPTHPNVNRSGGGFYQNSQTVAIRGGGGAKQEKNC, encoded by the exons GGAAAGCCCTACGTGTTCGACAGAGTGTTCCAGTCCAACACCACACAGGAGCAAGTGTACAACGCATGCGCCCAGAAGATCGTTAAAG ATGTTCTTGAGGGATATAATGGGACAATATTTGCCTATGGACAAACATCCTCTGGTAAAACGCACACAATGGAG GGTAACCTCCATGACACAGACGGGATGGGCATCATCCCGAGAATTGTCCAAGACATTTTTAACTACATTTACGCTATGGACGAGAACCTGGAGTTTCATATCAAG gtttcatattttgaaatttactTGGACAAAATTAGGGACCTTTTGGATG tgtCGAAGACTAACCTTTCAGTAcatgaagacaaaaacagagtCCCCTATGTGAAG GGGTGCACCGAGCGCTTCGTCTGCAGCCCGGAGGAGGTCATGGACACTATCGATGAAGGAAAATCCAACCGGCACGTCGCCGTAACGA acATGAACGAGCACAGCTCCAGAAGTCACAGCATCTTCCTCATCAACGTCAAGCAGGAGAACACCCAGACTGAGCAGAAGCTGAGCGGCAAGCTCTACCTGGTGGACCTGGCGGGGAGTGAGAAG GTCAGTAAAACCGGAGCTGAGGGAGCCGTCTTGGACGAGGCAAAGAACATCAACAAGTCACTGTCGGCGCTCGGCAACGTCATCTCTGCCCTGGCAGAAGGCACT ACCTACGTTCCATACAGAGACAGCAAAATGACCAGAATCCTTCAGGACTCCCTCGGGGGGAACTGCAGGACCACCATAGTCATCTGctgctccccctcctccttcaaCGAAGCTGAGACCAAGTCCACACTCATGTTCGGCCAAAG AGCGAAGACGATTAAGAACACGGTGAGCGTGAACGTGGAGCTGACGGCCGAGCAGTGGAAGAAGAAGTacgagagggagaaggagaggaacaAGACCCTCCGCAACACCATCACCTGGCTGGAGAACGAGCTCAACCGATGGCGGAACG gtgaaaGCGTGCCGGTGGAGGAGCAGTTCGATAAGGAGAAGGCCAACGCGGAGGTCCTGGCCCTGGACAACATGGTCAATAACGAGAAGTCGGCCTCCACGCCCGGAGTGCCCGGGGTGCGGCTCACTGACGCGGAGAAGGAGAAGTGCGAGGCGGAGCTGGCCAAGCTCTACAAGCAGCTGGACGACAAG GACGATGAGATCAATCAGCAGAGCCAGCTGGCGGAGAAGCTGAAGCAGCAGATGCTGGAGCAGGAAGAG CTACTGGCCTCCTCCCGGCGTGACCACGAGAACCTGCAGGCGGAGCTCAACCGGCTGCAGGCAGAGAACGAAGCCTCcaaggaggaggtgaaggaggtGCTTCaggccctggaggagctggccgTCAACTACGACCAGAAGAGCCAGGAGGTGGAGGACAAGACCAAGGAGTTCGAAGCGCTGAGCGAGGAGCTCAACCAGAAATCG ACCATTCTGACCTCCATCGACTCAGAGCTGCAGAAGCTGAAAGAGATGACGAACCACCAGAAGAAGAGGGTCACGGAGATGATGTCGTCTCTCCTGAAAGACCTGGCCGAAATCGGCATCGCAGTGGGCAGCAACGACATCAAG CAGCACGAGGGCAGCGGGCTGATCGACGAGGAGTTCACGGTGGCGCGCCTCTACATCAGCAAGATGAAGTCGGAGGTGAAGAGCATGGTGAAGCGCTGCAAGCAGCTGGAGAGCACGCAGACTGAGAGCAACAAGAAGATGGACGAGAACGAGAAGGAGCTGGCCGCCTGCCAGCTGCGTATCTCCCAG CACGAGGCAAAGATCAAGTCCCTGACGGAGTACCTGCAGAACGTGGAGCAGAAGAAgcggcagctggaggagaacgTGGACTCCCTGAACGAGGAGCTGGTGAAGCTCAGCGCCCAGG AGAAAGTCCATGCCATGGAGAAGGAGAATGAGATTCAGACTGCCAATGAAGTTAAG GAAGCTGTGGAGCAGCAGATCCAGAGTCACCGCGAGGCCCACCAGAAGCAGATCAGCAGCCTGCGAGACGAGCTGGACAAGAAGGAGAAGCTCATCACTGAGCTGCAGGA CCTGAACCAGAAGATCATGCTGGAGCAGGAGCGTCTGAGGGTGGAGCACGAGAAGCTCAAGTCGGCCGACCAGGAGAAGAGCCGCAAGCTGCACGAGCTCAC GGTGATGCAGGACAGGAGGGAGCAGGCCCGGCAGGACCTGAAGGGTCTGGAGGAGACTGTG GCCAAGGAGCTGCAGACTCTGCACAACCTGAGGAAACTGTTTGTTCAAGACTTGGCAACTAGAGTCAAAAAG AGTGCAGAGATGGACTCGGACGACACTGGGGGGAGTGCTGCCCAGAAGCAGAAAATTTCCTTTCTGGAGAACAACCTTGAGCAGCTCACTAAAGTGCACAAGCAG ctggTACGTGATAATGCAGACCTGCGCTGTGAGCTTCCTAAACTGGAGAAACGTCTTCGGGCTACGGCTGAGCGGGTCAAGGCGCTGGAGTCTGCTCTGAAGGAGGCCAAAGAGAACGCGGCGCGCGACCGCAAGCGCTACCAGCAGGAGGTGGACCGCATCAAAGAGGCCGTCAGGGCCAAGAACATGGCCAGGAGGGGGCACTCCGCGCAGATCG CCAAGCCCATTCGCCCCGGCCAGCCCCCGGTGGCGTCTCCCACCCACCCCAACGTGAACCGCAGCGGCGGGGGCTTCTACCAGAACAGCCAGACCGTGGCCATCCGGGGAGGCGGGGGAGCCAAGCAGGAAAAGAA CTGCTGA